From a region of the uncultured Methanobrevibacter sp. genome:
- a CDS encoding DUF1894 domain-containing protein, producing the protein MSFCLDTYLQQSDNYEIHASKAGFKDCAMIIRFKADDLVYIKPGDEVLGVRVIGIPPIPIGFDHKKGTVFLPYTKPCHGTSVVELPIDDDEIEKIRKLDTGNKK; encoded by the coding sequence ATGTCTTTTTGTTTAGATACTTACCTTCAACAGTCTGATAATTATGAAATTCATGCTTCAAAAGCAGGTTTTAAAGATTGCGCCATGATTATAAGATTCAAGGCAGATGATTTGGTGTATATAAAACCTGGAGATGAAGTTTTAGGTGTGAGAGTTATTGGAATTCCACCAATTCCAATTGGTTTTGACCATAAAAAAGGAACTGTTTTTCTTCCATATACCAAACCTTGTCACGGAACTTCCGTTGTTGAATTGCCGATAGATGATGATGAAATTGAAAAGATAAGAAAATTAGACACTGGTAATAAAAAATGA
- a CDS encoding methionine synthase, producing the protein MKSTVVGSFPVEVKEPSSTKDKLLKAFGSYDPFKEAIKSSVTAQLDAGIDIISDGQVRGDMVSIFTKYIPGMKIEDGNTVIVSKIVRPIQEISVKDLQYAKKVMKDYFGGNIPEGKGVKGIITGPNTIVHSSRIQFFYKNKEDAIIDLAHSLKHEVDAIAKKVDPIYIQIDEPFLSTGMVDMKVAREAIDILHDGLDVPLAMHVCGLLNDAFNDIAKFNVDILDFEFAGNDVNLDVLEKNANLIGNKKIGFGCVDSSVNEVDEITDIDDLVSKAIDIVGKDNLLLDPDCGLRRAPKDVAFEKLKLMNQIKDKYS; encoded by the coding sequence ATGAAATCAACAGTTGTTGGAAGTTTTCCGGTTGAAGTAAAAGAACCTTCTTCAACAAAAGACAAGTTATTAAAAGCATTTGGTTCATATGATCCTTTTAAGGAAGCTATTAAAAGTAGCGTTACTGCTCAACTTGATGCAGGTATAGATATTATATCTGATGGTCAAGTAAGAGGGGATATGGTTTCTATTTTTACAAAGTATATTCCTGGAATGAAAATTGAAGATGGAAATACTGTTATCGTTTCTAAGATTGTAAGACCTATTCAGGAGATTTCAGTTAAGGATTTGCAATATGCAAAAAAGGTCATGAAAGATTATTTCGGAGGAAATATCCCTGAAGGCAAAGGCGTTAAGGGAATAATCACTGGACCTAATACAATTGTACACTCTTCAAGAATTCAATTTTTCTATAAAAACAAGGAAGATGCAATCATTGATTTGGCCCATTCGCTTAAACATGAGGTTGATGCAATAGCTAAAAAAGTCGACCCGATTTATATTCAGATTGATGAGCCATTTTTATCTACTGGAATGGTTGATATGAAGGTAGCTCGCGAAGCTATTGATATTTTACATGATGGTTTGGATGTTCCTTTGGCAATGCATGTTTGCGGTCTTTTAAATGATGCATTTAATGATATTGCAAAATTTAATGTTGATATACTTGATTTTGAATTTGCAGGCAATGACGTTAATTTGGATGTTTTAGAAAAGAATGCCAATTTGATTGGCAATAAAAAAATTGGTTTTGGATGTGTGGACTCGTCTGTAAATGAAGTTGATGAGATTACAGACATTGATGATTTAGTTTCTAAAGCAATTGATATAGTCGGAAAGGATAATCTGCTTTTGGATCCTGATTGTGGTTTGAGAAGAGCACCTAAAGATGTTGCCTTTGAAAAATTAAAATTGATGAATCAAATAAAAGATAAATATAGCTAA
- a CDS encoding alpha/beta hydrolase, with product MNRKLKIAIIVVLVLILAYTAFYFTEYRHAEKKATDLMNGAENVSVIKENYGLFLNGSGNDTLFIFYPGAKNEYVSYLPLLMDISNGGVDSALVEMPLNFAFFGENTADSIIDSTNYSHYVLAGHSLGGLSAASYHNHTGKGDAVVLLAAYPNSGVDIPVLSIYGSEDGILNRQSYNNSKTLMSNLTEVIIDGGNHEQFAYYGPQSGDGVANITAENQQNQTADEILKFINELF from the coding sequence ATGAATAGGAAACTAAAAATTGCTATTATTGTTGTTTTAGTTTTGATTTTGGCTTATACTGCATTTTATTTTACGGAATATCGTCATGCTGAAAAAAAAGCTACAGATTTGATGAATGGAGCGGAAAATGTTTCGGTTATTAAAGAAAACTATGGATTATTTTTAAACGGCTCTGGAAATGATACGTTATTCATTTTCTATCCTGGGGCTAAAAATGAATATGTTTCATATCTTCCGTTGTTAATGGACATATCAAATGGTGGTGTGGATTCTGCTTTGGTCGAAATGCCACTGAATTTTGCATTTTTCGGTGAAAACACTGCTGATTCAATAATCGATTCTACAAATTATTCTCATTATGTTCTTGCAGGACACTCTTTGGGTGGGCTTTCTGCTGCAAGTTATCATAACCACACAGGCAAAGGTGATGCGGTTGTATTGTTGGCAGCATATCCTAATAGTGGTGTTGATATTCCTGTATTGTCAATATATGGCTCTGAAGATGGCATATTGAATAGACAATCTTATAATAATTCAAAAACATTGATGAGTAATCTGACAGAAGTTATTATTGACGGCGGAAACCATGAGCAATTTGCATATTATGGACCTCAATCCGGAGATGGTGTAGCTAACATAACTGCTGAAAACCAGCAAAATCAAACTGCCGATGAGATATTGAAATTCATAAATGAATTGTTTTAA
- the cobM gene encoding precorrin-4 C(11)-methyltransferase, producing MKGKVIFIGAGPGDPDLITVKGRRVIEKADVIIYAGSLVNKEVLNPAKDDCEIHNSAYLNLDETDAIITEAVNDGKLVARVHTGDPSIYGAIGEQIRELKKHDIEYEIIPGVSSLFGTASVLEAELTLPEISQSVIITRPEGRTPKPEGESIASFSKHHATMCIFLGISMIDKVVEELLVGYEKDTPIAVVKKATWKDQEIIKGTLDNIAQKVKDANITKTAMIIVGDVLDPGDFNPSKLYDKNFKHEYR from the coding sequence ATGAAAGGAAAAGTAATTTTCATTGGTGCAGGTCCAGGAGATCCGGATTTGATAACCGTTAAAGGAAGAAGAGTAATCGAAAAAGCAGATGTTATTATTTATGCAGGCTCACTCGTTAATAAAGAAGTTTTAAATCCTGCCAAGGATGACTGTGAAATACACAACAGCGCTTATTTAAATTTAGATGAAACAGATGCCATAATAACTGAAGCTGTCAATGATGGCAAACTGGTGGCCCGTGTTCATACCGGCGATCCATCAATCTATGGAGCTATAGGCGAACAGATACGTGAACTAAAAAAACATGACATCGAATATGAAATCATTCCTGGAGTCAGCTCATTATTCGGTACTGCAAGCGTCCTTGAAGCTGAATTAACATTACCAGAAATCTCACAAAGCGTTATTATCACACGTCCTGAAGGAAGAACACCTAAACCTGAAGGAGAAAGCATTGCCAGCTTTTCAAAACACCATGCAACAATGTGCATATTCCTTGGAATAAGTATGATTGATAAGGTTGTTGAAGAGTTGCTGGTAGGTTATGAAAAAGACACCCCAATTGCAGTTGTAAAAAAAGCCACTTGGAAAGACCAAGAAATAATTAAAGGAACACTTGATAATATTGCACAAAAAGTTAAAGATGCCAATATAACAAAGACTGCAATGATTATAGTGGGAGATGTTTTAGACCCTGGTGATTTTAATCCATCTAAGTTATATGATAAAAACTTCAAACATGAATATAGATAA
- a CDS encoding carboxymuconolactone decarboxylase family protein — translation MDRYEKGKKCLEDIQKAPVDELFKELEDIAPDLSRFVIEFPYSEIYTRSDVDLKTRELCTVAALTTLGTIPQLKDHINAALNVGNSPSEIVEIIMQMCAYAGFPKSINGVMAAKEVFKEKGLL, via the coding sequence ATGGATAGATATGAAAAAGGCAAAAAATGTTTAGAAGATATTCAAAAGGCACCTGTTGATGAACTTTTCAAAGAACTGGAGGATATAGCTCCTGATTTATCCAGATTTGTTATTGAGTTTCCATATTCTGAGATATACACCAGAAGTGATGTTGATTTAAAAACTCGTGAATTATGTACAGTTGCGGCTTTAACAACTCTTGGTACTATTCCACAACTAAAAGATCATATTAATGCGGCTTTGAATGTTGGAAATTCACCTTCAGAAATTGTTGAAATTATAATGCAGATGTGTGCATATGCAGGTTTTCCAAAATCCATTAACGGTGTGATGGCAGCAAAAGAAGTATTTAAAGAAAAAGGATTGTTGTGA
- a CDS encoding TatD family hydrolase: MIDTHCHIDFEDYDNDREDVIKRAKDKLDFVIASGFNRQSNQNVLELSKEYEGFIYPTFGFHPVSSQNSTDEELNDAQNHLIDNLSDIVAVGEVGMDYYYVTDKALRERQQEIFTSFLNLANDHKVPIVMHVRDCEKKAVNIIEDYDDIPYFVFHCYGGSLKTAKRIMNKDNCFMSFSTMLCYSKHHQDLIEKIDLDYVLTETDSPYLAMTKEERNEPVNVVNAAKKIAEIKNMDLSTVDEITTNNARKIFKI, encoded by the coding sequence ATGATTGACACCCACTGCCACATTGATTTTGAAGATTATGATAATGACCGTGAAGATGTTATAAAACGAGCAAAAGATAAATTAGACTTTGTTATTGCATCCGGGTTTAACAGACAAAGTAATCAAAATGTTTTAGAGCTTTCAAAAGAATATGAAGGATTTATTTATCCTACTTTCGGATTTCATCCAGTGAGTTCGCAGAATTCAACAGATGAAGAATTAAACGATGCACAAAATCATTTGATTGATAATCTTTCAGATATCGTAGCTGTTGGCGAAGTGGGAATGGATTACTACTACGTTACCGATAAAGCCCTAAGAGAAAGGCAGCAAGAGATTTTCACCAGTTTTTTAAATCTTGCCAACGACCATAAAGTTCCAATTGTAATGCATGTAAGAGACTGTGAAAAAAAAGCTGTAAACATCATTGAAGACTATGATGACATACCTTATTTTGTTTTCCATTGCTATGGAGGTAGTTTAAAGACTGCAAAAAGAATCATGAATAAGGACAATTGTTTTATGAGTTTTTCCACAATGTTATGCTACTCAAAGCACCATCAGGATTTAATTGAAAAAATAGATTTGGATTATGTTTTAACTGAAACAGATAGCCCTTATTTAGCCATGACAAAAGAAGAAAGAAATGAACCAGTTAATGTAGTCAATGCTGCTAAAAAAATAGCTGAAATAAAAAATATGGATTTAAGCACAGTTGATGAAATAACAACCAACAATGCCCGCAAAATTTTTAAAATTTAG
- the uppS gene encoding polyprenyl diphosphate synthase has translation MGENFLYKIYEWYISRGLNPEKMPKHVALIMDGNRRFSKLQGNIDVVKGHEIGVDTLEKVLDWSIELGIEIITAYAFSTENFNRPQHEVEGLMNLFVINFKRLVTHEKIHKNEVRVKVVGRTELLPDNVKEAIHDAEESTKHYTKRLFNIAIGYDGRLEIIDSFKKIIKDVQDGKISIDDVDEDLVSQNLYTEGLDDPNLIIRTSGEERLSGFLLWQSSYSELYFCETLWPELRKVDFIRAIRSYQARDRRFGV, from the coding sequence ATGGGAGAAAATTTTCTATATAAGATATATGAATGGTATATCTCACGTGGTTTGAATCCTGAAAAAATGCCAAAGCATGTTGCTTTAATAATGGATGGAAATAGAAGATTTTCTAAACTTCAAGGAAATATAGATGTTGTTAAAGGGCATGAAATTGGAGTGGACACTCTTGAAAAAGTTCTGGATTGGAGTATAGAACTTGGAATTGAAATCATTACGGCATATGCCTTTTCAACTGAAAATTTCAACAGACCACAGCATGAAGTTGAAGGACTAATGAATCTGTTTGTTATAAACTTCAAAAGACTAGTAACACATGAAAAAATCCACAAAAACGAAGTAAGAGTTAAGGTAGTAGGAAGGACAGAATTACTTCCAGACAATGTAAAAGAAGCAATACACGATGCTGAAGAATCAACCAAACATTATACAAAAAGATTGTTTAACATAGCTATTGGTTACGATGGACGTTTAGAAATTATAGATTCCTTTAAAAAGATTATTAAAGACGTTCAAGATGGAAAAATTTCCATAGATGATGTTGATGAAGATTTAGTAAGTCAAAACCTTTACACTGAAGGATTGGATGATCCTAACTTAATTATCAGAACCAGTGGAGAAGAACGTTTAAGTGGATTCCTATTATGGCAATCCTCCTATTCCGAATTATATTTCTGTGAAACATTATGGCCAGAATTAAGAAAAGTTGATTTTATTAGAGCTATTCGATCATATCAAGCAAGAGATAGAAGATTTGGAGTTTAA
- the mtxX gene encoding methanogenesis marker protein Mmp4/MtxX: MKRIAIGVGENENIIQACHIFKEKHTKTELRLVYSDEDLIKAAFDRNVDAVIRGSLPASNIIAKLKERYPHLSRATYINNGEQEFLLTPVGIDEGNTVEDKFRIALNCVDFFKQVEKTPKIAILAEGREDDFGRDSAVSNSIKESRKLTKLLSENTDEDVKNYHILIEKAVNEKRNIIIAPNGRVGNIIFRTMVLLNSWPSYGAVTFGMDRVYIDTSRDQSIEGYLRSLVLAEELIED, translated from the coding sequence ATGAAACGAATAGCTATTGGTGTTGGAGAAAATGAAAATATTATACAGGCATGCCATATTTTCAAAGAGAAACACACAAAAACAGAATTAAGATTAGTATATAGTGATGAAGACTTAATAAAAGCGGCATTTGACAGAAATGTAGATGCAGTGATTCGAGGATCACTACCTGCATCCAATATAATTGCTAAATTAAAAGAGCGTTACCCACATCTTTCCAGAGCAACATATATCAATAATGGAGAACAAGAATTCCTATTAACACCTGTTGGAATTGATGAGGGAAATACTGTTGAAGACAAATTTAGAATTGCATTGAACTGTGTTGATTTTTTCAAACAAGTTGAAAAAACCCCTAAAATTGCAATTCTCGCCGAAGGAAGAGAGGATGATTTTGGAAGAGACAGTGCAGTTTCAAACTCCATAAAAGAGAGCAGAAAATTAACCAAACTCTTATCAGAAAATACTGATGAAGATGTGAAAAATTACCATATATTAATTGAAAAAGCCGTGAATGAGAAACGCAACATTATTATTGCTCCAAATGGAAGAGTTGGAAATATAATTTTTAGAACCATGGTTCTTCTTAATTCATGGCCAAGTTATGGTGCAGTAACATTTGGAATGGATAGAGTTTATATTGACACAAGTAGAGACCAAAGTATTGAAGGTTATCTAAGGAGTTTAGTTTTAGCTGAAGAATTAATTGAAGATTAA
- a CDS encoding transcriptional regulator, which produces MNENDIFKLVGYVIASEYRTNIIKCIGNDIKIPSVIAEEVGLRTNHVSNVLKELKKENIVVCLNEDARKGRLYKNTEIGIEILKYI; this is translated from the coding sequence ATGAACGAAAATGATATTTTTAAATTGGTTGGTTATGTGATTGCATCAGAATATAGAACAAATATTATTAAATGTATAGGAAACGACATTAAAATCCCTTCTGTTATTGCAGAAGAAGTAGGTTTGAGGACAAATCATGTTTCAAATGTTTTAAAAGAGTTAAAAAAAGAAAATATAGTGGTTTGTTTAAATGAAGATGCAAGAAAAGGTCGTTTGTATAAAAATACAGAAATTGGTATAGAAATATTAAAATATATTTAA
- a CDS encoding 2,3-diphosphoglycerate synthetase, which yields MKGINKMLCLVDGEHYLPVTKEAIDTLNKLEHIDIVAAVFIGGTEKLRDDSEESYSEKLGVPVQFAKDKDIPYDLIVEMIREFDVDTVMDLSDEPILDYPKRFRIACKVLNEGVIYEGPDFRFEPTSQYEIMEKPSITILGTGKRIGKTAVSGFVSRLIDKNGYEPCVIAMGRGGPEEPEIVHGEELEITAEYLLEQSEKGVHAASDHWEDALMSRILTIGCRRCGGGMAGEVFLTNMKQGAKLANKVDSKFAIFEGSGAAIPPIKTDKKIALIGANQPIENLTTYFGPYRVGLGDLVILTMCEEPMADADKIKKIEEFVAEVNPDATVISTVFRPKPLGNLAGKKVLFATTAPESVKDKLVDYLEENYDCEVIGTTAHLSNRPLLRQDMKKYIDKADVMLTELKAAAVDVASKDAISHGLEVVYCDNVPVEINDTYPDLGESVIKLVDSAIEDFNS from the coding sequence ATGAAAGGTATTAACAAAATGCTTTGTTTAGTTGATGGAGAACATTACTTACCAGTTACTAAAGAAGCAATAGATACATTAAACAAACTAGAACACATTGACATAGTGGCTGCTGTTTTTATAGGTGGAACTGAAAAATTAAGGGATGATTCTGAAGAATCATACTCTGAAAAGCTAGGAGTTCCAGTCCAGTTTGCAAAAGATAAAGATATTCCATATGACCTCATTGTGGAAATGATTAGGGAATTCGACGTCGACACAGTGATGGATTTGAGTGATGAACCAATACTTGACTATCCGAAAAGATTTAGAATAGCATGTAAAGTTTTAAATGAAGGTGTAATTTATGAAGGTCCTGATTTTAGATTTGAACCAACATCCCAATATGAAATAATGGAAAAACCATCAATTACAATTCTTGGAACAGGCAAACGTATTGGTAAAACTGCAGTTTCAGGATTCGTGTCAAGGCTAATTGATAAAAATGGATATGAACCTTGCGTAATAGCCATGGGAAGAGGTGGACCTGAAGAGCCTGAAATTGTTCATGGAGAAGAATTAGAGATAACCGCAGAATATTTACTTGAACAATCTGAAAAGGGAGTTCATGCAGCCAGTGATCATTGGGAAGATGCTTTAATGAGCAGAATTTTAACAATCGGTTGCAGACGTTGCGGCGGCGGAATGGCTGGAGAAGTTTTCCTAACCAATATGAAACAGGGTGCCAAATTAGCCAACAAAGTTGATTCCAAATTTGCAATTTTTGAAGGCAGTGGTGCTGCAATACCTCCAATCAAAACTGACAAAAAAATAGCACTTATTGGAGCAAATCAACCTATTGAAAATTTAACCACATACTTCGGACCATACAGAGTTGGTCTTGGAGATTTAGTCATACTGACAATGTGTGAAGAGCCTATGGCAGATGCCGATAAAATTAAAAAGATAGAAGAATTCGTAGCAGAAGTTAATCCGGATGCAACCGTAATTTCTACAGTATTCAGGCCTAAACCTTTAGGTAATCTTGCTGGCAAAAAAGTTTTATTTGCAACAACAGCTCCGGAATCAGTTAAGGACAAGCTGGTTGATTATCTAGAAGAAAATTATGATTGTGAAGTTATCGGAACAACAGCCCACCTATCCAATAGACCATTATTACGTCAGGATATGAAAAAATATATTGATAAAGCAGATGTCATGCTTACAGAACTTAAAGCTGCAGCAGTTGATGTTGCAAGCAAGGATGCAATTAGTCATGGCCTAGAAGTTGTTTATTGTGATAACGTTCCAGTTGAAATTAATGATACTTATCCAGATTTAGGTGAATCTGTAATTAAATTAGTTGACTCTGCAATCGAAGATTTCAATAGCTAA